A single genomic interval of Prionailurus viverrinus isolate Anna chromosome A2, UM_Priviv_1.0, whole genome shotgun sequence harbors:
- the ZNF786 gene encoding zinc finger protein 786 produces the protein MAEPAPLPLTFEDVAIYFSEQEWQNLDAWQKELYKHVMRTNYEILVSLDDGLPKPELISRIEQGKEFFKNWGESQKSGNIICSSADLHFDPVIEGHLFWRSQQAVNSGEAKCGFQVDLQGQCPSEPSLGGRADASFRPDGRIALVNPHKQVAWAPIPVVPCCREPTRREGIPSPRTLAPPAFQEVPSREGTQHPSAVSEESFWKKNHLEKHQSHLSDQPCRPWKKLSKQADPQQQRSIPQGRRHFRCHDCGRSFHRKRYLLRHLAVPAGTSPPQGPGCKRCGPRKQSVLGHRLRRRGERPSQCPRYDRNSLPKNSLAAPQGQPSRGRLVSRGEGDLALPGKARRASLRSGGKPGPWPGAAETVRHRPAGERPLSCPEGGERFAAGSQLASHKRVHAGERPFRCQECGDSFRPGGSLEVHRLAHGGGRPFSCAKCGKGFAKRCKLTEHVRVHSGERPFGCADCGRSFRQRGQLLRHRRLHTDEKPFQCPECGLSFRLQSMLTAHRLRHGGERPFSCGECGRGFAHRCKLREHLRVHSGERPFRCPECGKSFRLKGILKAHQRTHSKERPFSCGECGKGFTRQSKLAEHFRVHSGERPFRCSSCDRSFRLKGQLLSHQRLHTGERPFQCPECGKSYRVKADMKAHQLLHGGQMPFSCECGKGFAKQSKLIEHVRTHTGEKPFQCPTCDKSFRLKAQLLSHQGLHTGERPFHCPECDKNFREKGHMLRHQRIHRPERPFACGDCGKGFIYKSKLAEHIRVHAKSCSAPSEPDVKKRLSQLFAMIEADWS, from the exons ATGGCCGAGCCGGCTCCG TTACCTCTGACTTTTGAAGATGTTGCCATTTATTTCTCTGAACAAGAATGGCAGAATCTGGACGCATGGCAGAAGGAGCTTTACAAGCATGTAATGAGAACCAATTATGAGATTCTTGTTTCTCTAG ATGATGGACTTCCCAAACCAGAGCTAATATCACGGATTGAACAGGGGAAAGAGTTCTTCAAGAACTGGGGAGAATCACAGAAATCAGGAAACATAATTTGCTCTTCAGCTGATCTGCATTTTGATCCAGTTATTGAGGGACATCTGTTTTGGC gaAGTCAACAAGCTGTGAATTCAGGAGAAGCTAAATGCGGGTTCCAAGTAGATCTACAGGGCCAGTGCCCCTCTGAACCCTCACTAGGAGGAAGGGCAGATGCTTCCTTCAGGCCTGACGGGAGGATCGCTCTCGTGAATCCACACAAACAAGTCGCATGGGCTCCAATTCCAGTAGTCCCCTGCTGCAGGGAACCTACccggagagaaggaatcccaagtcCCAGAACTCTGGCTCCCCCTGCCTTTCAGGAGGTCCCCTCCCGGGAGGGCACCCAGCACCCAAGCGCTGTTAGCGAGGAAAGCTTTTGGAAGAAGAATCACTTAGAGAAGCACCAGAGCCACTTGAGTGACCAGCCATGTAGGCCCTGGAAGAAACTCAGCAAACAAGCCGATCCACAGCAACAGCGCAGCATCCCTCAGGGTCGGAGGCATTTCCGGTGTCACGACTGCGGGCGGAGCTTCCACCGGAAGCGGTATTTGCTCAGGCATCTGGCTGTACCGGCGGGGACGAGCCCCCCGCAGGGCCCTGGATGTAAACGGTGCGGCCCGCGCAAGCAGAGCGTTCTCGGCCACCGCCTCCGGCGCAGGGGGGAGAGGCCTTCCCAGTGCCCCAGGTACGACCGGAACTCTCTCCCGAAGAACAGCCTGGCGGCTCCCCAGGGCCAGCCCAGCAGGGGGAGGCTGGTCTCCCGTGGCGAAGGCGACCTGGCCCTCCCAGGGAAGGCACGGCGGGCCAGCTTGCGCTCGGGAGGGAAGCCAGGCCCGTGGCCGGGGGCCGCGGAGACTGTCCGGCACCGCCCCGCCGGGGAGAGGCCATTGTCTTGCCCCGAGGGTGGCGAACGCTTCGCTGCCGGGTCCCAGCTCGCCAGCCACAAACGGGTGCACGCGGGAGAGCGGCCCTTCCGGTGCCAGGAGTGCGGCGACAGCTTCCGCCCGGGTGGCTCGCTGGAGGTCCACCGGCTCGCGCACGGCGGCGGCAGACCCTTCTCCTGCGCCAAGTGCGGCAAGGGCTTCGCCAAGCGGTGTAAGCTCACGGAGCACGTCCGAGTGCACAGCGGGGAGAGGCCCTTCGGGTGCGCCGACTGCGGCCGGAGCTTCCGCCAGAGGGGACAGCTGCTGCGGCACCGCCGCCTGCACACGGACGAGAAGCCCTTCCAGTGCCCGGAGTGCGGGCTGAGCTTCCGCCTCCAGAGCATGCTGACAGCACACCGGCTCCGGCACGGCGGGGAGAGGCCGTTCTCCTGCGGCGAGTGCGGCAGGGGCTTCGCGCACCGCTGCAAGCTCCGGGAGCACCTGCGAGTGCACAGCGGGGAGAGGCCCTTCCGGTGCCCCGAGTGCGGCAAGAGCTTCCGCCTCAAGGGCATCCTGAAGGCCCACCAGCGCACCCACAGCAAGGAGAGGCCCTTCTCGTGCGGGGAGTGCGGCAAGGGCTTCACCCGGCAGTCCAAGCTCGCCGAGCACTTCCGCGTGCACAGCGGCGAGAGGCCCTTCCGCTGCTCCAGCTGCGACCGGAGTTTCCGCCTCAAGGGGCAGCTGCTTAGTCACCAGCGCCTGCACACGGGCGAGAGACCCTTCCAGTGCCCCGAGTGCGGCAAGAGCTACCGCGTCAAGGCCGACATGAAGGCCCACCAGCTGCTGCACGGCGGGCAGATGCCCTTCTCTTGCGAGTGCGGCAAAGGCTTCGCCAAGCAGTCCAAGCTCATCGAACACGTCCGGACGCACACGGGGGAGAAGCCCTTCCAGTGCCCCACGTGCGACAAGAGTTTCCGCCTGAAGGCGCAGCTGCTCAGCCACCAAGGCCTGCACACAGGCGAGAGGCCCTTCCACTGTCCCGAGTGTGATAAGAACTTCCGGGAGAAGGGACACATGCTGAGGCACCAGCGCATACACAGACCCGAGAGGCCGTTCGCCTGCGGCGACTGTGGCAAGGGCTTCATCTACAAGTCCAAACTTGCCGAACACATCCGCGTGCACGCCAAATCCTGCAGTGCCCCCAGCGAGCCTGACGTCAAGAAGAGGCTCAGCCAGCTGTTCGCGATGATCGAGGCTGACTGGAGTTGA